The genomic stretch AGCAGCCATTGCCTCTAAAAATGATGGCAAGTCTGCATTCTGCCAATTCTTAGAGGCAGAATAGGATTCATTTACCAATGTCTGGATGAATAACACTAGGTCTTCTCTTGTTACTATATTTTCAGGTTTTGCAGACATTTACAATCCTCCACCTCGCACCTTGATAGTTAACCCATCTGTTTTAGTAGTAATTTTCCAAGCCTCATTGGCTATTTCTTGCGGAGTAGCCGGGATTGTCCGTATTGGAACAGCAGCTTCTTGAAAAGCTTTTAAACGTCGATTGTCCAAAGAGTATATTTTCCCATCTTTCTCAAAGACTCGGATTGGAGG from Desulfomicrobium macestii encodes the following:
- a CDS encoding DUF7660 family protein, with the translated sequence MSAKPENIVTREDLVLFIQTLVNESYSASKNWQNADLPSFLEAMAAWIEDMDGYYQSRGEPKPIQPSWKILGEILKAATIYE